The Flavobacterium psychrophilum genome includes a region encoding these proteins:
- a CDS encoding TonB-dependent receptor, which produces MKSKICVSPKMATFCLSFLFMLSFSSVFAQQKTVKGVVTGADDGMGLPGVSILEKGTQNSASTDIDGNYQIAVSPNATLVFSFVGYAPQEVAVNNQSAISVILKAEASELSEVVVVGYGTQKRKVSSAATTVVNGKDLQQTNSIDATSALQGQSSGVNITSSSGQPGAAMVVNIRGAGTTGNSNPLYVVDGVIVDNGIGYLDPSIIERMDVLKDAAAASIYGARAANGVILVTTKRGAEGKMNVAFNSYTGFQSVYKKLDLLDAREYGIIMNEARVNSGMAPLYTQEQINNAKTNDWQKELFKDGAVKQNHSLVISGGDKKATYNAGLSYYGQEGVIGGNTGQSQYDRVSFTMNSTYNIKDNWRFGENFTYSNVKSSGIADDGIYNNSIRGFLNTPPNFPTYNADGSYGSSDISSDITNPAGLLYYNNFNETKTNRYVGNLFTEVDLVKGLTFRTSFGIDVNDTSYRSFLPIYQLSTVSYNTISSVTQNNTNNFSWTWDNTLQYKVSLGKHNFDILAGTSARSFISEYAGGTGKNLIFDDFKHAYLSNTTDRTQNTVTGGKTPYNIASLFGRLLYDFDNKYIVTATIRRDGSSEFGPNNKYAVFPAFSGAWNVDQEGFFSDDPKLLNALKIRGSWGQNGNDQFPRRFAYMSTISSFDKNYHFGTGDNEIPLQVGASPDYISNPDLKWETSEQLNIGFDATLFQNFSLTVDYYNKKTKDWLVQAIAPQYAGALAPFINGGDVTNKGFEVALGYTKSFGEDWRLSVNANFSHNKNEVTRIANQNGIINGESNLLFQGIDEMNRVQEGQPIGFFYGLQTDGIFQNQAEIDAYAQNGNPVQPSAAPGDVKFVDRNGDGVINADDKTKIGDPNPDFYYGLNFTLNYKAFDLSVYTYGVGGNQIAYGVRDYGRPFFNYTTDVFDRWTGEGTSNTTPRVTYGTTDNGNQTKFSDLYMKDGDFFRIKTVTLGCDLAKLSDVIGDTFSQLRLYVSANNLFTFTKYPGMDPEVGFGNVNQSWARGIDVGFYPQPRTFMFGLSANF; this is translated from the coding sequence AACCGTGAAAGGCGTGGTAACCGGTGCCGATGATGGCATGGGTTTACCGGGAGTAAGCATTTTAGAAAAGGGCACACAAAACAGTGCATCAACAGACATTGATGGAAATTATCAAATTGCAGTTAGCCCAAATGCAACATTGGTTTTCAGCTTTGTTGGCTACGCGCCACAGGAAGTTGCTGTAAACAATCAGTCGGCTATCTCAGTAATTTTAAAAGCTGAAGCTTCAGAACTATCAGAAGTGGTAGTTGTGGGCTACGGAACCCAAAAAAGAAAAGTATCCAGTGCGGCTACTACTGTTGTAAACGGTAAAGATTTACAGCAAACAAACAGTATAGATGCTACAAGTGCTTTACAAGGGCAGTCTTCGGGTGTTAACATTACATCTTCATCAGGTCAGCCGGGTGCAGCTATGGTGGTAAACATTCGTGGTGCAGGTACTACAGGTAACAGCAACCCACTTTATGTGGTAGATGGTGTTATCGTAGATAACGGTATTGGCTATCTTGACCCGTCTATCATTGAAAGGATGGACGTTCTTAAAGATGCTGCTGCTGCTTCTATTTATGGTGCTCGTGCTGCTAACGGTGTAATTTTAGTAACTACTAAAAGAGGAGCCGAAGGCAAAATGAATGTAGCATTTAATAGCTACACAGGTTTTCAAAGCGTATACAAAAAACTGGATCTGCTTGATGCAAGAGAGTATGGCATTATTATGAATGAGGCTCGTGTAAACAGCGGTATGGCACCACTTTACACTCAGGAGCAAATTAATAATGCAAAAACAAACGACTGGCAGAAAGAACTATTTAAAGATGGTGCTGTAAAACAAAACCACTCTTTAGTAATTTCGGGTGGGGATAAAAAAGCTACTTACAACGCAGGACTTTCTTACTACGGCCAGGAAGGCGTTATAGGCGGAAACACAGGTCAGTCGCAATACGACCGTGTAAGTTTTACAATGAACAGTACATATAACATAAAAGACAATTGGAGATTTGGAGAAAACTTTACTTATAGTAACGTAAAAAGCAGTGGTATTGCTGATGATGGTATATATAACAACTCAATAAGAGGGTTCTTAAATACACCTCCAAACTTCCCTACGTACAACGCAGACGGTTCTTACGGTTCTTCAGACATTAGCTCTGACATTACCAATCCTGCAGGATTGTTATACTACAACAACTTTAACGAGACTAAAACAAACCGTTATGTTGGTAATTTATTTACAGAAGTAGATCTTGTAAAAGGACTTACTTTCAGGACATCGTTTGGTATAGATGTAAACGACACTTCTTATCGTTCGTTCTTACCAATATATCAATTATCTACAGTGTCTTACAACACTATATCTTCGGTTACACAAAACAACACCAACAATTTTTCATGGACATGGGATAACACCCTACAGTACAAAGTTAGCCTTGGAAAACATAACTTTGATATCCTTGCAGGTACTTCTGCCCGTTCATTTATCTCAGAATATGCAGGTGGTACAGGTAAGAACCTGATCTTTGATGATTTTAAACATGCTTACCTTAGCAATACTACCGACAGAACACAGAACACTGTAACAGGTGGAAAAACACCATACAATATTGCTTCATTGTTTGGAAGGCTATTATATGACTTTGACAATAAATATATTGTAACAGCTACAATAAGAAGAGACGGTTCATCAGAATTTGGACCTAACAATAAATATGCTGTTTTCCCTGCATTCTCGGGTGCTTGGAACGTAGATCAGGAAGGTTTCTTCTCTGATGATCCGAAATTACTCAACGCACTTAAAATCCGCGGTAGCTGGGGTCAGAACGGTAACGACCAGTTTCCAAGAAGGTTCGCGTATATGTCTACCATCAGTTCCTTCGATAAAAACTACCACTTTGGTACAGGCGATAACGAAATCCCTCTGCAAGTTGGTGCCAGCCCGGATTACATTAGCAACCCTGACTTGAAATGGGAAACATCTGAGCAGTTAAACATTGGTTTTGACGCTACACTGTTCCAAAACTTTAGCCTTACTGTAGATTACTACAACAAGAAAACAAAAGACTGGTTAGTACAGGCAATTGCTCCGCAATATGCGGGTGCATTAGCTCCGTTCATCAATGGTGGAGACGTAACCAACAAAGGTTTTGAAGTTGCACTTGGCTACACAAAAAGCTTTGGCGAAGACTGGAGACTTTCTGTAAATGCAAACTTCTCTCATAACAAAAATGAGGTGACACGTATTGCCAACCAAAATGGTATCATCAATGGAGAATCTAACCTTCTTTTCCAGGGAATTGATGAGATGAACCGTGTTCAGGAAGGTCAGCCTATCGGCTTCTTCTACGGACTTCAGACAGATGGTATCTTCCAGAACCAGGCAGAAATTGATGCCTACGCTCAAAACGGCAACCCTGTACAGCCAAGTGCTGCACCCGGCGATGTTAAATTTGTAGACCGTAATGGCGATGGCGTTATCAACGCAGATGACAAAACTAAAATTGGTGACCCGAATCCTGATTTCTATTATGGACTTAACTTCACATTAAACTATAAAGCTTTTGACCTTTCTGTATACACTTACGGTGTTGGCGGTAACCAGATTGCTTACGGTGTACGTGATTACGGAAGACCTTTCTTTAACTATACTACAGATGTATTTGACAGATGGACCGGAGAAGGTACATCTAACACTACACCAAGGGTTACATATGGTACAACAGATAATGGTAACCAGACGAAATTCTCTGACCTTTATATGAAAGATGGTGATTTCTTCAGGATAAAAACTGTTACCTTAGGATGCGATCTTGCTAAACTAAGCGATGTTATAGGTGACACCTTCAGCCAGTTGAGACTTTATGTATCTGCAAACAACCTGTTTACTTTTACTAAATATCCTGGTATGGATCCTGAGGTTGGTTTTGGTAACGTAAACCAAAGCTGGGCAAGAGGAATTGATGTTGGTTTTTACCCACAGCCAAGAACATTTATGTTTGGTTTAAGTGCTAATTTCTAA
- a CDS encoding carbohydrate-binding protein SusD: MKKYIKIVCLSSVLALGACSEEFITNEPYTDKVEENFYKTPKDAYQGLVAVYDVLQREGYGGFLLNTETASDDCYGGFGTADSNVALDLDRFQFSTDKEMNGPIWQTCYLGIYRANILLENLDKVEWGSDTALKTRYEAEARFLRAHFHFELARVFGDIVPLDHTVSKDQFKLPRESAEVTYALIASDFKFAADNLGTENYSQPSNANYGRVTRWAAAAYLAKAFIFYTDYYEKPDLAGVITKADAVTYINDVVTNSGHDLIGDFRSLWLASAASAGVEYAGEGNNEMLFAIRYNASGNAIWDLHEGNRFAVNIAIRGGDLKPYAQGWGGAPVTPALFNAYQPGDVRKSATIIDFEAENLGFEADARGQRQYTGYAWKKMMPITNEAGQGLVVAGGGDFQIDNYEDYPVIRFADVLLMAAELNLDTNASFAQLCLDRVRERAFGNDTNNVPVSKASIMNERRLELALEGHRWFDLIRQDMATTKAAVDATSMPNGFEVNFRTETLGWFGLPQSQVLISGGTIQQNPGW, translated from the coding sequence ATGAAAAAGTATATTAAAATAGTATGTTTGTCGTCAGTGCTTGCTTTAGGGGCGTGTTCTGAAGAATTTATAACAAATGAACCTTATACTGATAAAGTAGAGGAGAACTTTTACAAAACACCAAAGGATGCTTATCAGGGACTTGTAGCCGTTTATGACGTGCTTCAGCGTGAAGGCTACGGAGGGTTTTTACTAAACACAGAAACAGCATCTGATGACTGTTACGGTGGTTTTGGTACAGCCGATAGTAACGTTGCTTTAGATCTTGACCGTTTTCAGTTTTCAACGGATAAAGAGATGAACGGCCCAATCTGGCAAACATGCTACCTTGGTATTTACAGGGCTAACATCTTGCTTGAAAACCTTGACAAGGTAGAATGGGGTAGCGATACAGCACTTAAAACTCGTTACGAGGCAGAAGCCCGTTTTTTAAGAGCGCACTTTCATTTTGAACTTGCAAGGGTATTTGGAGACATCGTTCCTTTAGACCACACGGTTTCTAAAGACCAGTTTAAACTTCCAAGAGAATCGGCAGAAGTAACGTATGCACTTATTGCAAGCGATTTTAAATTTGCTGCAGATAACCTGGGTACAGAAAATTACTCTCAGCCTTCTAATGCTAATTACGGACGTGTAACAAGATGGGCTGCAGCGGCATACCTTGCCAAAGCCTTTATATTCTACACTGACTATTATGAGAAACCGGATCTTGCAGGTGTAATTACTAAAGCAGATGCTGTAACCTATATTAATGATGTTGTAACTAACAGCGGTCATGACCTTATTGGCGACTTTAGAAGCCTTTGGCTTGCGTCGGCTGCTTCTGCGGGAGTAGAATATGCCGGAGAAGGCAACAACGAAATGCTGTTTGCTATTCGTTACAATGCTTCTGGTAACGCAATATGGGATCTTCATGAAGGTAACCGTTTTGCTGTAAACATCGCTATTAGAGGTGGAGACCTAAAACCGTATGCACAAGGATGGGGTGGCGCTCCTGTAACACCTGCTTTGTTTAACGCTTATCAGCCTGGAGACGTTCGTAAAAGCGCTACAATCATTGATTTCGAGGCAGAAAACCTTGGATTCGAAGCAGATGCACGCGGACAACGCCAGTACACAGGTTACGCCTGGAAAAAAATGATGCCTATTACTAACGAAGCCGGACAAGGTCTTGTGGTAGCAGGTGGTGGTGATTTCCAGATTGATAACTACGAAGATTATCCTGTAATCCGTTTCGCTGACGTACTTCTTATGGCAGCAGAGCTTAACCTTGACACTAATGCATCTTTTGCACAATTATGTCTTGACAGGGTTCGTGAACGTGCATTTGGTAACGACACAAACAATGTTCCTGTAAGCAAAGCTTCTATTATGAACGAGCGCAGGCTGGAACTTGCACTGGAAGGACACCGTTGGTTTGACCTTATCAGACAGGATATGGCTACTACAAAAGCTGCTGTAGATGCTACAAGCATGCCGAATGGTTTTGAAGTAAACTTTAGAACAGAAACTTTGGGCTGGTTTGGTTTACCGCAATCTCAGGTACTTATTTCAGGCGGAACTATACAGCAAAACCCGGGTTGGTAA
- a CDS encoding glycoside hydrolase translates to MTKTKSIFAAFAIAGLLTIAGCSSTDTKEANNRKVAFNKDWQFHLNDAAKDKDTISTATQWRTLSVPHDWSIEGKFDENSPTGTGGGALVGGLGWYKKTFTVTAADSTKITSIVFDGVYCNSEVYINGHYLGKRPNGYIGFEYNLTPYLNYGDAKNEILVKVDNSKQPNSRWYSGSGIYRNVWLQTTDKLHVGQYGTFVTTPQVSAEKATVALETTIKNEYANAKEATVTTTLYKGDKEVTSASQKVSLPANAEKTIKQENNVNNPVLWNVESPELYTAITEIKIGDDVVDTYSTPFGIRNFKFDLDKGFLLNGKQLKIKGVCLHHDLGPLGTAINTRAIERQLEIMKEMGVNGIRTSHNPPAPELLDLCDKMGFIVMDEAFDMWEQSKNKDDYSTAWAEWHKIDLEAQILRDRNHPSVFVWSIGNEIPEQWNENGARIGKELTAIVKALDTTRPVTAAMNPPIIVNGDINIQFAETAAQPNALAGSGALDLIGYNYAHQTYANHKINFPKTPFIATETTSGLQTRGYYDEKSDTIKLWPKRWDIPFHDGNPGNTVSAYDQVQTPWGSTHEATWKVIKKHDYLSGFYIWTGFDYIGEPTPYLWPSISSYFGIVDLAGFPKDVYYMYQSEWTKKDVLHILPHWNWKEGQTVDVWAYYNNADEVELYLNGKSVGKQSKKGDDLHVMWRVPYAPGTLKAVSRKGGKTVLEKEVKTAGAPAALKLTADRTNIKADGNDLSFITVDIYDAKGVFDATANNEINFSVNGNGKIVGVCSGDPVSHESYKGTKHTALNGKCLVIVQSTDKKGSIELTASANGLKSETIKVSAE, encoded by the coding sequence ATGACTAAAACCAAATCTATATTCGCAGCATTTGCTATTGCCGGGCTACTTACCATAGCCGGTTGCAGCAGTACAGATACTAAAGAAGCAAACAACCGCAAAGTAGCCTTTAATAAAGACTGGCAGTTTCATTTAAATGATGCTGCTAAAGATAAAGATACTATTAGCACTGCCACACAGTGGCGAACCCTCTCTGTTCCCCATGACTGGAGTATAGAAGGTAAATTTGATGAGAATAGCCCAACGGGCACCGGCGGAGGCGCACTTGTTGGCGGACTTGGCTGGTACAAAAAAACATTTACCGTTACCGCTGCCGACAGCACTAAAATTACATCTATAGTGTTTGATGGCGTATACTGCAACAGCGAGGTATATATAAACGGACACTATTTAGGCAAACGCCCTAATGGCTATATAGGTTTTGAATATAACCTTACCCCCTACCTTAACTATGGCGATGCCAAAAATGAAATTCTTGTAAAAGTAGACAACTCAAAACAGCCTAACTCACGCTGGTATTCGGGTTCGGGTATATACCGTAATGTATGGCTACAGACTACCGACAAACTACACGTAGGACAATACGGAACGTTTGTTACTACACCACAGGTTTCTGCAGAAAAAGCAACTGTTGCTTTAGAAACTACTATTAAAAATGAGTATGCCAATGCTAAAGAGGCTACGGTTACTACTACTTTATATAAAGGAGATAAAGAGGTAACATCTGCAAGCCAGAAAGTTTCTCTTCCGGCGAATGCCGAAAAAACCATTAAACAGGAAAACAATGTAAACAACCCGGTACTATGGAATGTAGAATCGCCGGAACTTTACACCGCTATAACCGAAATTAAAATAGGTGACGATGTTGTAGATACTTACAGCACACCTTTCGGTATCCGTAATTTTAAATTTGACCTTGATAAAGGCTTTTTACTAAACGGAAAACAACTTAAAATTAAAGGCGTTTGCCTTCATCACGATCTGGGTCCGTTAGGAACTGCCATTAATACAAGGGCTATAGAACGCCAGCTTGAAATCATGAAGGAAATGGGCGTTAACGGCATACGTACATCGCACAACCCTCCTGCTCCCGAGTTACTAGACCTTTGCGACAAAATGGGCTTTATTGTTATGGATGAAGCTTTTGACATGTGGGAACAGTCAAAAAACAAAGACGACTACAGTACTGCATGGGCAGAGTGGCATAAAATTGACCTTGAAGCACAAATTTTAAGGGATAGGAACCACCCAAGTGTATTTGTTTGGAGTATTGGCAACGAAATTCCGGAACAATGGAATGAGAATGGCGCAAGGATAGGTAAAGAATTAACTGCTATTGTAAAAGCACTTGATACGACCCGCCCTGTAACGGCAGCTATGAATCCGCCGATTATTGTAAATGGCGACATTAATATTCAGTTTGCAGAAACGGCCGCACAGCCTAATGCATTGGCAGGATCTGGAGCACTTGATCTTATAGGTTACAATTACGCACACCAAACCTATGCCAACCATAAGATCAACTTCCCTAAGACTCCGTTTATTGCTACCGAAACAACTTCGGGTTTACAGACAAGAGGGTATTATGATGAAAAGTCGGATACTATAAAGCTATGGCCTAAACGTTGGGATATTCCGTTTCATGATGGTAACCCGGGCAATACTGTTTCGGCGTACGATCAGGTGCAGACACCATGGGGCTCAACACATGAAGCTACGTGGAAAGTAATTAAGAAACACGACTACCTTTCAGGTTTTTACATCTGGACAGGTTTTGATTATATAGGTGAACCAACGCCATACCTATGGCCATCTATCAGTTCTTATTTTGGTATAGTAGATTTAGCGGGCTTCCCGAAAGATGTATACTATATGTATCAGAGTGAATGGACTAAAAAAGATGTACTGCACATTTTACCGCACTGGAACTGGAAAGAAGGTCAAACGGTTGATGTTTGGGCTTACTATAACAATGCCGATGAAGTAGAGCTTTACCTTAACGGAAAATCGGTAGGGAAGCAAAGCAAAAAAGGAGACGACCTGCATGTCATGTGGCGTGTGCCTTATGCTCCGGGAACGTTGAAGGCAGTATCGCGTAAAGGTGGAAAAACAGTTCTTGAAAAAGAGGTTAAAACTGCCGGCGCACCCGCTGCCCTTAAACTTACTGCCGACCGTACCAACATTAAGGCAGACGGTAACGACCTTAGCTTTATAACGGTTGATATTTATGATGCTAAAGGTGTTTTTGACGCAACAGCAAACAACGAAATAAACTTTAGTGTAAATGGTAATGGCAAAATTGTAGGTGTTTGCAGTGGCGACCCTGTGAGCCATGAATCGTACAAAGGCACAAAACATACTGCGTTAAACGGTAAATGCCTTGTTATTGTACAGTCTACAGACAAAAAAGGAAGCATTGAGCTTACCGCCAGTGCAAACGGACTAAAAAGCGAAACGATTAAAGTTTCGGCAGAATAA
- a CDS encoding alpha-glucosidase has translation MALKHIILPALLISAIAGIAQNKKSAYELKSPGGKNTINFELVNNTPTYAVKHGKTDVITPSAMGFVLKDENLTKNFEIADVKTTSHDDTWTQVWGEKKNIRNHYNELVVMLNSKDANKRKLEIQFRAFDDGVAFRYVYPEQGIKDSIFVMDEVTAFNLKEDGKAWSIPAYQENRYEYLYTASAVSKLGSVHTPMTVENKNTVISFHEANLVDWPSMVLEHTKGSNLKSDLVPWADGIKARYKGSFTSSWRTIQIGEKPGDLIDSYIILNLNEPNKLKDLSYIKPFKYLGIWWGMHISKYTFWEGEKQGATTKNAKEYIDFTAKEGFQHLLIEGWNKGWTPAWYENRMHMFSFTKSADNFNLEEVVKYCNKKNVHLIGYHETGSNIVNYLKEIDEGFALYKKLGIHDIKIGQVGSKLNMKEWHHGQFGVRYYRFVLEKAAEYGLAVNFHEPIKDTGERRTYPNMMAREGARGMEYNAWSEGNPPSHEAILPFTRMLAGPMDFTPGVIDVEEKKGFNNRRVHTTAAKQLSLYVVLYSPIQMLADLPENYEGQPEFQFLKDVPTDWEDTKIVNGEIGKYITTARKDRNSDDWYLGSLTNEEARTLDVSLSFLDPKAKYEAQIYADAPGTDENHNPGDVAVSKKNVTAKDKLTLKLPISGGTAIRFKKL, from the coding sequence ATGGCATTAAAACACATTATACTTCCTGCACTTTTAATTTCGGCAATTGCCGGAATTGCGCAGAACAAAAAAAGCGCTTACGAGCTTAAATCGCCCGGAGGCAAAAACACTATTAATTTCGAATTGGTTAATAACACACCTACCTATGCGGTTAAGCACGGTAAGACAGATGTCATTACGCCATCGGCAATGGGTTTTGTACTAAAAGACGAAAACCTTACCAAAAACTTTGAAATTGCCGACGTAAAAACGACATCGCACGATGATACCTGGACACAGGTTTGGGGCGAAAAGAAAAACATACGTAACCATTATAACGAGCTGGTTGTTATGCTAAACAGCAAAGATGCCAATAAACGTAAGCTTGAAATTCAGTTTCGCGCGTTTGATGACGGTGTGGCTTTTAGATACGTATATCCTGAACAGGGCATTAAAGACAGCATTTTTGTAATGGATGAAGTTACCGCTTTTAATCTAAAAGAAGATGGTAAAGCATGGTCTATACCTGCATATCAGGAGAACAGATACGAATACTTATATACTGCATCTGCGGTGAGCAAACTGGGGTCGGTACATACACCAATGACCGTTGAAAACAAAAATACTGTAATAAGTTTTCACGAAGCTAACCTTGTAGACTGGCCTAGTATGGTCCTTGAGCATACTAAAGGTTCAAACTTAAAATCTGACCTTGTGCCATGGGCAGATGGAATTAAAGCACGTTATAAAGGGAGTTTTACATCTTCTTGGAGGACTATACAGATTGGCGAAAAGCCAGGTGATCTTATTGACTCCTATATTATATTGAACCTTAACGAACCTAACAAACTTAAAGACCTTTCTTATATAAAGCCATTTAAATATTTAGGTATATGGTGGGGTATGCACATTAGCAAGTATACCTTTTGGGAAGGTGAAAAACAGGGTGCCACTACCAAAAATGCAAAAGAATACATAGACTTTACGGCAAAAGAAGGTTTTCAGCACTTATTGATTGAAGGATGGAACAAAGGATGGACTCCTGCATGGTACGAAAACAGGATGCACATGTTTAGCTTTACGAAAAGCGCCGATAACTTTAACCTGGAAGAGGTAGTAAAATATTGTAACAAAAAAAATGTTCACCTTATAGGGTATCATGAAACAGGGTCTAACATTGTAAACTACCTTAAAGAGATTGACGAAGGTTTTGCATTGTATAAAAAATTAGGAATACATGATATCAAGATAGGTCAGGTTGGTTCTAAACTAAATATGAAAGAATGGCACCACGGTCAGTTCGGGGTGCGCTATTATCGTTTTGTATTAGAGAAAGCGGCAGAGTACGGCCTTGCCGTAAACTTTCATGAACCTATAAAAGATACAGGAGAACGCAGGACATACCCCAATATGATGGCACGTGAAGGTGCACGCGGTATGGAATATAATGCGTGGAGTGAAGGTAACCCGCCTAGCCATGAAGCAATACTGCCATTTACACGTATGCTTGCAGGTCCTATGGATTTTACACCGGGTGTTATTGATGTTGAAGAAAAAAAGGGCTTTAATAACAGGCGCGTACACACTACAGCTGCCAAACAGTTATCATTGTATGTTGTACTATATTCGCCAATACAAATGCTTGCCGACCTTCCTGAAAACTATGAAGGACAGCCGGAATTTCAATTCCTGAAAGATGTGCCTACCGATTGGGAAGATACTAAAATCGTGAATGGTGAAATTGGCAAATACATTACTACTGCCCGTAAAGACCGCAACAGCGACGACTGGTATTTAGGGAGCTTAACGAATGAAGAAGCACGTACACTTGATGTTTCGTTGTCTTTTCTTGATCCGAAAGCAAAATACGAAGCCCAGATATATGCTGATGCGCCGGGTACAGATGAAAACCACAACCCGGGCGATGTAGCAGTATCTAAAAAGAATGTTACCGCTAAAGATAAACTTACGCTGAAACTGCCAATTTCGGGTGGTACGGCTATCCGCTTTAAAAAACTATAA